The Apium graveolens cultivar Ventura chromosome 10, ASM990537v1, whole genome shotgun sequence nucleotide sequence CAGGTTTGCAACAAACAACTCATAATTACTAAATGCTAAATACATACCAACCAAACAAACCACATGGAGCAGACAACCCTGTCATACAAATGTTCTATTTAATAAAAAGAACTGTACAAAATTCACCTCATCATCACCATCTTCATCTGAACCTTCGCTGTCATCAGAATCTTCTTCCTTAGGATCCACAAGTGTCACCTTTGGCTTTGTAGAGGTTCCTGGCTTGGTAGCAGACTTAGATTTAGCAGATACGGCCACTTCAGCCACGGGTTTCTCTGAGAAAGAAAGAATGAAAGATACAATATGATGACCGGATGTTTATATGTTATCATGAAGCAAGTAACATGTATTAAAAAGACAGTACAATAGTCTCAAGTATACAACACTTACCTTTTTCGATGATCTTCTCATTCTCACTCTCGTCAGATTCCTCGTCCGATTCAGAGAAATCTAAATCATTAACTGAGTCAGGTGTCATTGTATCAAATAAAAATGATAAAAACTTATAATATTATGTCATATTACTCACCATTACCATATGGTCCCTCTCCGTCCGTGGAGAAAATGATAAAGTTAAAGAAAACCTTAATAGATGTAGAATACTTATTTCTCAAAGTTTATAATATCTAAACTTATTCTAGGAGAGGTTTTTGAATAATCAACAAACATAAACACAGAACATCTTGAAAGACAACTTTAAGCCGATGTATGAGTATGGTATAAATAAAAAGTTGCCATGAGGCTCAGACACAAAGTTCTGCTATGTACTTCACAGCAGTTTTAAAAAGAAAAGGTGAAAACAGAGTAATTAACCCCAGAAAATGGAAACAAAATACTATAGGACAAAGGGAAGGATATCCTTGATCAGCAGCAGCAGTGTAACCGCAGAAGTAGAGACTTCCATCTTTCCAGCCATGAGAGAGCGTAAAATCTTTCTCAAGCACTAAATCAAACATTATTTGAGGAGCCTTCTCAACAGAGAGTGTTCCGATAATCATCTCATTTTCATCAACTGTCATACGCACGACTATGGAGTTGGCAGATTTCAGATTCTTCACTTCTCCAAGGGCAACCTGGGAATTTCACATTCCAAAACACATATACAAGTCACATAAATTTGCTAGCAGGTATACATTTATAAAAACTGGGACCCCAAAGAGTGAGAAATTAGAAAAAAAATGAGTAACCTGAGAGATATGAATGAGCTCCCCATCTTTAGGGGCAACATGCAGTGGTTCTCCAGCTTTAACTTCAACTCCTGGttaataaaattaacaaacaGCAAGAACTTAACATTACGAACATGAAGCGTTTCAACTTAACAATAAAAGTCAGTCGTCTTTCAAGCAACAAACAA carries:
- the LOC141693853 gene encoding histone deacetylase HDT1-like, whose translation is MEFWGVEVKAGEPLHVAPKDGELIHISQVALGEVKNLKSANSIVVRMTVDENEMIIGTLSVEKAPQIMFDLVLEKDFTLSHGWKDGSLYFCGYTAAADQGDGEGPYGNDFSESDEESDESENEKIIEKEKPVAEVAVSAKSKSATKPGTSTKPKVTLVDPKEEDSDDSEGSDEDGDDESDDEDLDDDSDDDMSEDEETPKKVESSKKRPSNSEIKTPASTKKSKTETPQKTDGKKGAHTATPHPAKKSKSHSKAKHGGK